Below is a genomic region from Deltaproteobacteria bacterium.
GCAACGCTTCTCAACCCTATTTTTCCCGCGCCCCCGGAGGCGGGGTTGGCGGAGCCGGTTGGAGCCGCTTCCACCGGGCAAGACGTAAGCATGATCCTTCCTGCCCCGGAGGACTGGGTCGGCGGGGGGAACGGCGGGAATGGCGCGGCCCTCAGATGACGCCCGCGCGGATGAGGTCGTGGAGGTGGACGATACCGACGGCCCTGCCGTCCTCCACCACGAAGAGCGACGTTATGGAGTGGTCCTCCATCTTCCTGAGCGCCGACTCGGCGAGGTCGTCGGGGCCTATGACCTTGGGGGCCGAGGTCATGACCTCCGCGGCGCGCAGCTCGAGCAGTTCCGCGCCGCGCTCCACGCAGCGGCGCAGGTCACCGTCCGTTATGACGCCCACGAGCCTCTCGCCGTCGAAGACGCCGGTGACGCCGAGCCGCTTGGCCGTCATCTCGATTATGGCCTCCTTCATCGGCGTGTCGGGTCCCACCCTCGGCATGGCCTCGCCGCTGTGCATGAGCTCGCGCACGGCCATGAGCTTTCTGCCGAGGCTCCCGGCCGGATGGAGGGCGGCGAAGTCCTCGGCCCGGAAGCCCCGTCTCTCGAGCAGCGCAACGGCAAGCGCGTCCCCCATGGCAAGACACGCCGTCGTCGAGGCCGTCGGCGCAAGGCCCAGCGGACAGGCCTCCTCCTTGACGGCCACGTCGAGGACCACCTCGCCGTGGCGGGCGAGGGTCGAGTCCCTGCGTCCCGTCATGGCGATGAGCTTTATGCCGAGGCGCTTTATGAGGGGCAGTATGCCGAGTATCTCCTCGGTCTCTCCCGAGTTGGAGACGGCGATGACGACGTCGTTTTTCATGAGCACGCCGAGGTCTCCGTGGAGCCCCTCGGCCGGATGGAGGAAGA
It encodes:
- a CDS encoding KpsF/GutQ family sugar-phosphate isomerase, whose amino-acid sequence is MVRCAERVLDVEAEAVRGLKQRLDDGFVRAVELILEATGKVVVTGMGKSGHVCQKIAATLASTGTSAVFLHPAEGLHGDLGVLMKNDVVIAVSNSGETEEILGILPLIKRLGIKLIAMTGRRDSTLARHGEVVLDVAVKEEACPLGLAPTASTTACLAMGDALAVALLERRGFRAEDFAALHPAGSLGRKLMAVRELMHSGEAMPRVGPDTPMKEAIIEMTAKRLGVTGVFDGERLVGVITDGDLRRCVERGAELLELRAAEVMTSAPKVIGPDDLAESALRKMEDHSITSLFVVEDGRAVGIVHLHDLIRAGVI